Sequence from the Cololabis saira isolate AMF1-May2022 chromosome 9, fColSai1.1, whole genome shotgun sequence genome:
atatataaatataaatataaataataatgtgTGCAGAGAGACTGTGTTTGGTCTGTCccttattatttattcaaacctAGAGGGGATACAAATGTTGCCCCATGatcatttattttataatttagaAGCTTTTGCAGTACTTCAATCATTGTTTTatgattttaaatgattttgtaaTCACTTCCTAATTGTAGCATAGAATTACAGTTGAAATAacacaacattttttaaatgtatgaagaTAAAAAAGCCTTTAGATTCAAGGAAGCTCAAAGTtgtggaaggaagaaaaggagcaaAAATGCTGTAATTTTTATGACGGTAGAGACTTTAATTATCGAATTTAAACAAGTTAAAAGAAACCTGCTCTGAAGAAGTCATCTGTTGTTCATCTGTCCTAGGGTCCCATTCTGAAAATAGGTTTAACATTGGCACTCTCACTCTCCTGATAAAGATCTGAGcaaatttgacaaaaatgaaACCAGTGCCAGACATATTTTCTGACATCCAACAAAAATAGCTTAgttttgatgtataatttaTGAGGGGCGAGTGAAAGGTGTGAAGGTttgaaactgattttttttttcagattattTATCTACCTCAGAAACTTAGAATAAATCATCAGCTAGTTTACATTTGGcgggaaaatatttcaaataacCATGAACATGATATGTTAACATCAAATTTTCATGTGCCCCTCTCCTTCTTTCTTGTAGTAAATGAAGAATGGCTGGAAGGACACTGTGCAGGAAATATCGGCATCTTCCCCAGCTGCTTTGCCTACAAGGAGAATGACATCATCCAGGGCTCAGAATTTTAAAATAGTTCATGTTTTTGTAGTCAGTAATCTCCAATAAACTGATACCTATTAGGCCATATAGTATACTCAATGATTTCATCATACTACTCTGTTTTTGTCCTATATGGTatcatttatttctttagtGGTTAAGAATATTACTTGTATTATTCTCCTCTCGTTATGAATCTCCACACTCCCATACAGAAGAGTGTTATGAAAAAGTATACTCCACAGATGCTACCAGATAAATGATTTAGCATCCCAAATCTTATGCTTACTGGTTCACTCaacattcaaatgttttcaTGATGAAAATAATGATGCTTTTATGTTGTGTAGCCTTGTCCATAGTTGTCTCCTTGTCTTTGAAGTAGAAGACCATCTCATTTTTATGACGCTAATGAATATGTTTGTATAAAACTATATACTACTGGTACCTTGAAAAGAAATACACGAGAATGCTGATGTATTGTATATTACATTACTGACCTAAATAGACCTTTTTTAATCTGTATTTGATGGTGACTGCAAACTACTtagatattttctcattataaAGACACTGAAGCTGTCTAATTAATCTTACAATGTTCGTGAGAATTACCACCGTTTACTAGTTAGAATATTTAGTCCtcacaaaatgaataaaaacaaatatatacaacaataataaaactgaatttgaactttgCAACATAGCATGTGGTATGACAAATTCCTTATTTATCTCACACACTTCCCTCACATATGGACATAAGCAGTCCAACCCCTAACCACTACTCCAACAGGTTCTATAGTGAcattcttttaaaatgtgtaaaattcAAAATGGAATCTGGCTGGAATAAGGTGACCCTTCCACACGCAACGTCCGgtcagagaagccccaccctgtctggtgaaaagaagctgctcactcctcaagtaaggataaaaataaaatgataaaataataaaaaaaattaaagctgcaagcagcgatgaacgggccctcgcaccctcgtgcacattcaggctgcagtggaagcttgtatgacttgcatgtagattcttcaggcctggacatttagcggatgacaccacccacgagtctctataccaaaccattcaaaagttatggcagaaagtaggaactatcagatatcgaccaatcagatgaagggggggcgcgctttttggcgtctatcgtcgccacggtaacgcttttgactgagaaaaataatgcccgttgtcgcaggatggagacgcacattttgatgtataacacacctgggtgcacgttacggtttgggcgccgaagaaatggcatttattgcgccaaaatgacacgattaattcaaaatggccgacttcctgttgggtttcggccatggcgccgagaaacttttctttaagttgcgacatgatacaggtgtgtaccgattttcgtgcatgtacgtcaaaccgtattgtggggcttgaggtacgaggtaagttttctagggggtgctgttgagccattaggccacgcccattaatgcaaaacattaaatatcacatttttcaccaggcctggcttggtgcaaaatttggtgacttttgaggcacgtttagggggaaaaaaggccctcctttcgtcggaagaagaagaagtaggaaaaaaaaaatcctacaaatacaatagggccttcgcactgtcagtgctccggccgtaataataaaaagcaaaaacaaattacacaattaaaaaaaaaatttccaaaaaaaaaaccaaacaaacaaaaagttataaaataacacaaagtaGCAGTTGTCAAACACagagtcgtattcttttttaattcaaagaaaagaaatatgacaatggtgctaaaaagggagagaggaaaaaagaaaacccaccaaTTATTATGATatgtcttcatcaaactggcttttattattcaacTGATATGCATTAGATTATATTTGCAAGTAAAGATTTGATAAAAAGGTGAGAGCATGTAACAGGATTGCACCTCATCTTAATACCTGATTATGATTTAATAGTGCTGAGCCACAGCACggctaagttagccacatgctaactCATTCACAAACATCATTCATTCTGCATTACACAGGAATAGGTACCAATAAAACTGAGCTCATGTTCTGTGTTGTATTTAACTTTCAGACCAATATCACcatgggatccctggctgcttcttcccttGTCGTTGCCCCCCCCGGCCGCTGCTGGGGgggctggcggtgggttgcctccctcctacttctcccctctgtggggttgctggtggcctgggttccgggttcttccttgtcggcctctggtctcgcgggtggcggggttgctccccccctcccccactatagatacacttcaggtggagctttgataagactattaaggctgaattatacttctgcgtcaaaacgacgccgtgtctacggcgtgtggtttttggacacgcagaggacacgccgtcacatgcgccgtctctgacgtgcacctcctgaaaattgtaactacgcgtcgaggagacgcagaccacacgcagaccgagagggctgtgattggttcgtttgaaagcgaagcatttccggtttccggtttgaatcagtagtgaacttccagggctcttttcttcgtttatatgtgattttttttgtttttgttttttgcacaatagttgtccttatctctttgatttactgtgaccggaaaaagtcggataaaccattcagaaaaagatcgctaactagtggccgcggggggtactgcaccgcgaccaaatggagagacggagaagtccgaaggattcgtgacgacgtcacgggtgcgccgtgtgctctgcgtgtgtgtgacgcagaagtatacccgCACCTTTACACACACATCATTCAGTCAcatacgtatacacacacatacacagccacacaaacatatacatacacacacacacacacacacacatgatcatatacatatatacacacacacacacacacacacacacacacacacacacacacacacacacacacacacacacacacacacacacacacacacacacacacacacacacacacacacacacaggcttgtTCACCTcaatgcttgctctgtagttgttggggttagttagtggtagcttagctcagactgtgatttgggtcgattactgctcgtgttttggtcggctccgtgtcggttttgtgttttgtttgtggtttttgttgcagatttccagtgattgacgtgtgtctccgtgtgttcctgcttcctggattggcagtggacgtaatcttcagataaaactagtttgttgaggaaaaaatattaactcttatttgtagctgcagaggaaaaaaataatctcacgaggaaaacaaaaatattgctcaagcctcggagcctcttcaacataatatagcagtaaaaaaagaaaaaagaagggatacaaaacatgtactatatgttgtactattatacaaatttattgaaacaaatggcgagtcaaacatttaccaaagcagctgccaaacactactaaacaaggtagcctaagacggtGGTTGTGCAAAACTGCGGCAGAAATCCTTtttaaagagtggcgctccgacgaggagctccattcttcagtaaggatttcatatggatccagaccgttaataatcattattttctccatataccactccctggcttccttaattaaggtatcccggtaaattccagttcctttccagcagtttaagatctttttttttttttgcattccgtctgttcacttggtgaaacagaaaagcgccCCGTCTTCTTTCATCAAAAcaaacgggacaggagttttccggcagtacgcgctggtgctcatgggaaacgtagtgttctttctggtaaagcactaccgcttttgtccaaaggagccgccaaactcagaaaagctgaaagttacgttgtgctgctttaaataagtttacaattcttcctactcctttttgcatgtgtaaattaagatatcaagtgtgaaattctttagttttgttttcttatctcaaattgttttttacatgtacaaaataaatcaaatcaaataaaaaaaaaaattaaccagTGTTTCTGGGTTTGATGGGCGTTTTGTCTCGCTGGTTCTGGTTTGTATGTCCAGTCTGGTTTCTTTCACGTTTTAGTTTTCTTTCATGACCaaaggggtattccaggaagcgggtttagtgaaaatcctgagcttgttaagcctgagatgagggaaatccggagttttcagttccagaaagcgagttAACTCAAATTCTGAATCAGTTACTGCGGCAACTGAGcctgtgaacctaacctgctcggtaccaggtttacttcaataaagcctgagcTGAGTGTCTCTCTGACTCCTCCCTCCTGCTGAGTCTGAAGCCGACATGGAGTGTCCTTTCCTCCGGAATCCGATTGAAGCTGAATCAGAAATTATTCGCAATGCCTTACGACGGGAGAGAATGTTAAGACTCAGACTCGATATTTTGTCTTTCCCCGATGAGTACCTCATAGAACGTTACCGTTTTTCTTCACCCTCTATTATTTACCTGACCAACATTCTCCGGCCACAAATTTACAACATCACAAACCGCGGACGTGCTCCCAGTCCTGAGCAAATTCTTTGTGTTGCACTTCGTTTTTTTGCAAATGGAAGTTTCCTCTACAATATTGGCGACGCAGAGCATATTGGCAAAGCAACTGCCTGTAGAGCAGTGAGAAAAGTTTGCCTAGCACTGAAACGCCTACTACATGCATTTGTAGTTTTCCCTGGGCACAAAGCTCTTAGGGCCAATAAAGAGGaattccacaggattgcaggtgagtGATATAGAAATAATTATGAAAGTGATGATATTTCAAATGataattctgttaatgacatttGGCTGCTACCTCTGACTGGGatcaataattttttttgcagGACTTCCAAATGTGATAGGCTGCATTGATGGGACACACATTCCCATCACTGCTCCTTCCATAAATGAAGGAGACTATGTGAATAGGAAGTCCTTCCACAGCATTAATGTGCAGGTACATTGACTACTGTCTTACAATAACAGACTATACAT
This genomic interval carries:
- the LOC133451330 gene encoding putative nuclease HARBI1; its protein translation is MECPFLRNPIEAESEIIRNALRRERMLRLRLDILSFPDEYLIERYRFSSPSIIYLTNILRPQIYNITNRGRAPSPEQILCVALRFFANGSFLYNIGDAEHIGKATACRAVRKVCLALKRLLHAFVVFPGHKALRANKEEFHRIAGLPNVIGCIDGTHIPITAPSINEGDYVNRKSFHSINVQIMCDAAHMITNVEAKWPGSVHDSRIYRKCTLSNRFAHGEFDGYLLGDRGYPCMPSLLTPYPDPEPGPQQRFNVAHCRTRARVEMTLGILKSRFQCLRRLRVSPERACDIIVACVVLHNIALIRGEQHPAIQMDDPEEDQPIHPADVQDGRAVRDIICQNHFSH